A section of the Phaseolus vulgaris cultivar G19833 chromosome 8, P. vulgaris v2.0, whole genome shotgun sequence genome encodes:
- the LOC137825304 gene encoding uncharacterized protein, which translates to MCLMLIKNSISPIIRGGIPDSPNAKAYLASVEEQFQGTSKAHASTLILKLVTTKYDGRTGIREHILMMSDMTRKLKGLAMEISEGFLVHFIMTSLPSAFEAFKVNYNTQKDKWSMSELITMTVQKKSA; encoded by the coding sequence ATGTGTCTTATGCTTATCAAGAATTCCATCAGCCCAATCATCAGAGGAGGCATTCCTGATTCACCTAACGCTAAGGCTTATCTAGCTTCTGTGGAGGAACAATTTCAAGGAACCTCTAAGGCGCATGCTAGTACTCTTATCTTGAAGTTGGTGACTACAAAATATGACGGGCGCACCGGCATTCGCGAGCACATCCTGATGATGAGCGACATGACCCGTAAACTTAAGGGATTAGCCATGGAGATCAGTGAAGGTTTCCTAGTCCACTTCATTatgacttctcttccttctgcGTTTGAAGCCTTCAAAGTCAACTATAATACTCAGAAGGACAAATGGTCCATGAGTGAGTTGATTACTATGACTGTTCAAAAGAAGAGCGCCTGA